The stretch of DNA GAAATCACATCCTCAAGATTGCAGAACTCGAACCCCGGAAGAATGGGAAAAATCGGTTCCGCAAACAGATGGGTGCGAACGGCTTGAAGTGTGGCTGCCGTGCCATACAGCCTGCAACTTGTAAAGTAACCCGTGAGCAATGGTGCCAGGAGGTAAGTCAGACCACACACATGGTCAAGATGGGCATGAGAGAGGAAGACATTCAATTCCCCAGGTGGCATGACCTTGGGAATACGGAAGGCACTCGTTCCCGCATCAAAAACAATTCGAGCTTCAGGGATGGCCACTCCCGCCGTATGCCGCCTTTCATTGGGGTGATACCCGCCGGTGCCCAGGAAAATCACCTCCATAACGGTTGATCCCTGTTCAAAATGAAAGACTTTCCCAGCACGATGAGTGCCCCACGTTACCAGCCGATTCGCCAACTCTGAAGCATCCGCGTGTCAATCATCATGCGCTGCGAGTGAGCAGCGATGCAATCATTGATTTTCAGTGGCAGGTTGAGGCCGCGTGAGGAGCGATACCACAATCACGACCAGAAATCCGAGGGGGATTGTCACAATCCCGGGTTGACTGAAGGGGACGAGCGCCATCTGGGCGGCATCATTCTTTGCGTAGCCGTAGACGTTCTGAAATGTCTCCTGGCTGAGAAGAATCCAGGTCAAGGACGACAACATCCCCACGAGAACCGAAGCTGCGACACCGGCACCGGTTGTCCTTCGCCAGAAGAGGACCATCACCAGAGCTGGCAGATTGGCCGAAGCCGCCACACTGAAGGCCCAACCGACGAGAAAGCTGGCATTAAACTTCTGAAACCAGATTCCCAGACCGATGGCCATCACAGAGACCAACAAAGCGACGAGTTTTCCAAAGCGAACTTTCTGATGATCGCTCAATGGAATCTGCAGCCACCCCACCAGGAGATCGTGCACCACGGCACCACTGGCGGCCACAATCAAGCCACTCACTGTTCCGAGAACTGTGGTGAATGCAATGGCAGAGACCAGTGCAAAAGGAAGCTCACCGAAGGTTCGAGCCAAGAGCGGAGCCGCCATATTGCTGTCTGTCAGATCGATGTTTCCACCGGTCATGGCCCCCAGACCCAGAAACAAAGTCAGAATGTAAAACACACCAATGGTCGCGATTCCGACCACGGTACTTTGACGTGCCGCGCGGCCGTCTTTAACGGTGTAATAACGAATCAGCACATGTGGTAAAGAAGCTGTCCCGGCAAAGAGAGCCAGCATCAGCGAGATGAAGTTCAGTTTGGGCCAGATGGAATCCGACTTGATCCCCTGGAACAAGGGGCTGCGCCCGGGCATCAGCACTTCCTGTCCAGAAACAACGATCGGAGAATAGGTTGTGACCTTTCCTTCCTCGGTCGCTTGAGTGTTTTCATTCCACAAAATGACTTCTGACTGATTCAATTCCTGTAGAAATCCCCATGGACTCAATGGGCCTGTGCTCGTGCGTGCTTCGCCATTCGGCCCTGTGGCTAACGATGCCAGTTGACCGACACCGCGAATTCGAGCCTGTCCGGCACCACTTCCCAGAGGAGTACCATCAATCAGTTTTTCTCCTGAGGTTGTCACCGTCAAAACCTGCGGCCGCATGGCCAACGGATCATCTGTGCTGGTCAAACCACGATTGAGTATGAGAATCGTGATCAAACCACTGAAGAGCACCAGCAACGCCCCCTTAATGAATTGAACGTACGTCGTACTCACCATCCCGGCGGAAACCACAATCACTGTGACAACCAGTCCCACGGCAATCACACCCATCCAGTGAGGCAAACCGAAGAGTGGCATAATGAGTGCGCCGGCACCGACCATCTGCGGTATGAGGTAGAACGCACTGACAACCAGCGCACTCAATCCCGCCGCAAAGGTCACTGCACGCGATTGAAAACGACTGTTCAACGCATCGGCAAATGTGTACCGCCCCATGCGTTTGAGAGGTTCGGCAATCACAAACAAGGCCACCACCCAGCCAGCCAGAAATCCGATCGAATACAGAAATCCATCGTAGCCGTAGCGAGCAATCATCCCGCAAATTCCGAGAAACGATGCGGCTGATAGATAGTCACCGGCAAAAGCCACACCATTCACAAACCATGGAATCTGCCCACCCGCTGCAAAGTAAGAAGCCGACGATTTACTTTTGGAAGCGAACCAGAAACTGATCCCCAGCGTGAAGCCGACAAAGATCAGAAAGATCAACATTGCCAATGGTGAAGGGTCTGTGAGCACGAGATTACCTTTACGCCGAGCGGCAGAAGAATTCGTCAGGCTGTCATAGCGAATTGTGAAATCGAGATGCTGTTGATGAAGCCATCATCAGGTGAGTCATTAATTTCGACTCCCCACTTGAAAAGGGGAGTTACTCCGACGTACAGGCTCTGGCATAGAGCACTGCCAGAATAATCGCCCCCAGAATCAGGCCGAATCCTGCAGTCACTGCGGCGGGGACACCGAAAAGTGGAATTCCCAGCGACGAAAATGAGAAGGCACTGATGGCAACAAACAGGCTGTAAAAGCTCGTGTAGAAGATGAACAGCCTCATTCCCAGGCGTGCATTGCCTTGCTGCGAAGCCAGTGACTGAGGGGCCGATTCGTTCACGGGTTGATGATCGAAGTGCATCAGGAAATACCCCTCTTTTCAGCGAATTTCTCAGCGGGCTGACAATTCTCAATCAGCCGATAGGAGCAAGAATTTGGCCATTGCCACAGTCACGTTACAGATTGACCGGCAGACATGTTGATGAAGCATTTGAGTTTGCCTGGGAAAGTATCGGGATCGGAATGATGGTCTCACTCCGATCCCGACAAGCTGTCCCGCACTTTCAATTGAGATTTAGCGCTGAACGCGGGCTGAACCACCCTTGGCCAGTGCTTCCACTTCAGGCAGCTTGGCCATGGTGGTGTCTCCCGGGAAGGTTGTGAGCAGAGCGCCGTGAGCCCAGCCCAATCGGAGAGCCTGCTCTGGTGTCTTGCCATTGAGAAGGCCGTAAATCAAACCCGCACAGAAACCATCACCGCCACCAATTCGATCGACAACGTCGAGGGCCATGGTGGGGCTGACAAACTTCTGCCCGTTGAGCCAGAGCACTGCGGCCCAGTCATGTCGATTTGTAGTATGCACCTCGCGCAAAGTGGTGGCGACCAGTTTGACATTCGGGAATTTCTTCGTGGCTTTGTCGATGAGCTGGAAGAAAGAATCCGGGTCGAGTTTGGACTTATGCTCGACATCCTGTCCTTCAATGCCCAGACCTTTTTGCAGGTCTTCTTCGTTACCAATCAGACAGTCGACATGCTCGACAATCTTGGCAATCGTTTCCTGTCCTTTGGCATCACCACCGACTGATGCCCAGAGCTTGGCTCGATAGTTGAGATCAAACGAAGTGATGGCTCCCGCCGCCTTGGCAGCCTTCATCCCTTCGATGATGACCTGTGAGGTTGTCTCCGAGAGGGCTGCAAAAATGCCACCCGAATGAAACCACTTAACGCCCTTGGCGAAAATCTCTGACCAATTGAAATCACCTGGCTTGAGCATGGCCCCGGCTTCGTTGGCGCGATTGTAGAACACAACGGGAGGGCGGACTCCCAGACCGCGATCACTGTAAACAGTCGCAATATTGGGTCCACGCACACCATCATGCTTGAACCACTTATAGAAAGGCTTGACACCCATTTCGCGGACACGGGCCTGCACCAGTTCACCAATCCCGTAGTCAACCATGGCTGTGGCCACACCCGTCTTCTGGCCAAAACAGTCCGCCAGGTTGGCAGCGACGTTGTACTCGCCACCCGAGACATGGATGTCAAAACTCCTGGCCTTCCGGAAAGGGATGATGCCAGGATCCAGACGATGCACGAGAGCACCCAGCGCCAGAAAATCGAGTTCACAGGCATCTTGACGAATTGCGAGATCAGCCATGAGTTGAAAACTTTCTATTCAGATAAAGGAGGAAACCGTGTTTGCCAATAAGGTTGTCAGGCCAGCTTTCGATTCTGCCGAATCGACAATACTTACCTCAATCAGGCATTAAATGGTGACTGAAGAAAATCCACCATCGACCACAATATTCTGCCCCGTCACGAAGGAGGAGGCTGTTGATGAAGCGAGCCAGACGACAGCGCCCGAAAGTTCGTCTGCAGTCCCAAAACGGGCCATTGGTGTATGCGAGATGATCTGCTGACCACGGGCGGTATAGCTACCATCGGGATTAAACAGCAGAGCCTTATTCTGCTCGGCCGGAAAAAACCCAGGACTGATCGCATTGACCCGCACACCAGTCGTGGCCCATTCACGGGCGAGAAACTTGGTCAGATTCAAAACCGCTGCTTTGGCTGCCGAATACGCCACCACACGTGAAAGCGGAATCATGCCTGACATTGAGGCAATATTGATAATCGAGCCACGCCGCTGCTTGACCATCGACTCACCAAAAACCTGACTGGGGAGCAATACACCAGCCGTCAAGTTGAGATCAAACACTTCATTCCAGGCACTGATCGGGAGTTTGCAAAAGTCAGCCCCAGGAGGAAGCGTCGCCTCAGGCCGGTTGCCACCTGCCGCGTTGACGAGAATTGTCGCAGTTCCGACGGTGCTCTCAATCTCCTGACGGGCTTGAAGCAACGATTCCGCATGGCCGGCATCGGCCGATACAAAACTGGCCCGGCCACCTTCCCCTCGAATGGACGCCACTCGGGCTTCACCGCGTTCCTGGTTTCGACCCATCACGACCACATGGGCTCCCTGAGCGGCGAGAGCACTCGCCATCGAGCCACCCAGAACACCGGTGGCGCCAATCACAATGGCGACATCTTCCGATAAATCAAAAATATTGCGCATCATGTTACCATTTAACAATTTACAGACATTCGAAAAATCACCGCTATGAGCCAGTGGATTTCATCTGATATTTTTTGAATCTGGTCACTCGGGAAGTTCGTTTCCCAATTTTGGGGTTTCATTTTTTGGGAAAGAGTAGCAACTGGCTGATCTTTTCGCACGCATGCACACATGCGAAGGAGATCATTTGATGGAGTCTTCCAACACGAGTCCTTCCGATTCATCCGCGAACAGCACATTGGGAACAATAGCACCTTCGAATCACCAGAACTCATGCTGGCGAGGGCTGCGGTATCGACTCAGGCTGTCCCAGCGCAGAATTCGAATGTTTCCAAAGCCGCTAAGGTTGATCTTCATTTTCTGTCTGGGAACAGGTCTCATCGTCTCCGGGATCATCATGCTCGTTATCCCTGGGCCGGGCATTCTGACGATCCTTTTAGGATTGAGTATTCTTTCGACAGAGTTTTTGTGGGCCGCGGGAGTGATGAAGTGGATCGGTAGGCATGGCAAGCCTTGGCTAATCTGGATCAATCAATGCTGGAGGCGAATGATCGAACCCCAACGCGTGAAGTGAAGGTCTTCTATCAAAAGAAAACCTGCTCATGCCGAATGCCATTTGATCTTTCGATTGGCTAAAGTGCTGGAGACTTGTTGTCGGCACTTGATCTTTGCAGTAGAGAGACCAGATCTTGGGTAATTTTTCGGCGGGAAATGCTTCGACTCCCGACGCAGAGCCTGCGGGGCCTGGCAAGAAAAACTCGTCCCAGCGGGCTGTGCATCTGCCCGTTATGCTTCGAGAAGTGATTCAGCATCTCCAACTCGAATCAGGACTCGTGGTCGCTGACGGAACTCTCGGGGCAGGGGGGCATAGTCGAGAGATTTTGAAAGCCATCGGATCAGCAGGGATGCTGCTCGCTTTCGACCGCGACCCGATGATGATTTCGTTGGCAGAGAAAATTGTGTGTGGAGAAAACGTCCACATTCACCACGGAAGTTACATCGAAATCCGGGATGTGCTCCAGCGTCACAGTCAGTCAACTGGTCGTCCACCTCTCGTTGATCGCATGCTTCTCGACCTGGGGTACTCTTCCGACCAACTGGCAGATCGACAGCGCGGCTTCAGCTTTCAGACAGAAGGACCACTCGATCTGCGTTTCTCAACCAGTGAGAATGTTTCCGCTGCCCAGTGGCTGGCCACGGCCCATGATTCGCAGATTGTTCGAGTCCTGACAGAGTTCGGCGAAGAACCTTTTGCAGAGCGATTAGGGCCTGCAATTAGTCTTGCGGCGCGGCGGGGCGAAATACAAACGACGAAAGACCTGGTGCGTGTTGTCGAGCAGACAGTTCCTCCAGCGATTTTGCGAAATGCCGAGAAGCACCCGGCAACACGCGTTTTTCAGGCCCTGCGCATTCAGGTGAATGATGAACTCACGCATGTTTCGACCATGTTGAACCAGATCGCACCGGAGGTATTGGCTCCTCGCGGAATCATGGCAGTCATTACCTTCCATTCGCTGGAAGATCGACTGGTCAAACAGGCCTTTCGACAAAAAAACCTATGGGAAGAAGTGACAGATAAACCCATTGTGCCCACTCCAGCCGAGATTCGGTTTAATCCCCGGAGTCGATCAGCGAAACTGAGAGTTGCCCGAAGAGTTCCGGGTCAGTGATCGCTGTCAATCTCTGGAATCGATGGAAAGTTTTAGATTTAATGTCTGCCAAACCCGCACCTACTTCCGTCGAAATTCATTCACTGATCCAACATCGGTGGAGCCCCTTGAGTTTTCGACCAGAGCCGTTGACAAAACTCCAGATTATTCAGATTTGCGAAGCCGCGAGGTGGGCCCCCTCCAGCTATAACGATCAGCCGTGGTCGTTTCTGCTGGCCCCGCGCGATGATCAAGCCGCGTTTGAGAAGCTGCTGGGCTGCCTCATGGAGGCCAACCAGTCCTGGGCGAAAAATTGCGGTCTGCTGGTCCTGGCGGTCGCGCGGACGACTCTCAAGAAGACGGGCAAACCCAACAAGTTCGGCCTGCACGATACCGGCATGGCGACATTTTCGATGATGCTGCAGGCCGAGGCGTTGGGCCTCAGGGCCCATGCGATGGGAGGCTTCAACGCAGTCCACGCCCGCGCCATGTACGCCATTCCCGAAAACTGCGAACTGGCCTCGGTCATTGCCTTCGGTCACCCGGGGGATGCCAGCAATCTGCCCGACGACCTTAGGACCCGCGATGCCAGCTCTCGCGAACGACAGCCCCTATCTCAAATGGCCTTTATCGGCAAATTCGGCGAGCCCTTTCCCCTTCCGTGAGGGAAATCCTCAGCCTCGGTCAGACGGTGGCCGTCGGGCTTGCTCGACGCTCGCGGCCAGCGCTTCGGAAAAGTCGCGGTAAGCTCGCTTCGACACGAACATCGAAGCGGCGATGGTGGCCCGGCCGCTTCGATGAGTGACGTATAGCAGCTCCTGGCCGTTGATGGTGTTCGTCGACAGGCTTTGGATGTCTTGGTAGGCGATCTCCGTTTCCGCCGATGACCACAAGTTGGGGGGAATCGTCACGCCGGTGGTCCCCAGCCGTAACGTCTTTCTCAGCAGAAGGCGTTGAGCGGCAAGAAACATCGCCAACACGACGAATCCGCAACAGCACGCCGTGATCACCCAATAGAAGGCCGTTGCTCCGGCCGGCCCCAATTCGATGATCCCGCCCCAAGTGAGACCCCGTTGGTTGTTGGCGGCCTTGAAAGCCAGGATCACCGCGCACCCCGCGAAGAACCCGCCACTCAGCACGATGACTGTCCACCGTGGGTTGTAGTCGTATTCCCGCTCGGCATCTTGCATGGCGGCCTCGCATCAGGTTCGGGGAAAACTGTTTCGAACGATCACCTTGGAAAGAAAGGTTCGAGTGATCCTCTGATTCAGACGACACCCCATCGAAAGAAAGTAGGCCGGAGACTGTCATCTCCGGCCTACTCTTAAGTGCCCAAGACAGGAATCGAACCTGCACGGGAGTGATCCCACTAGCTCCTGAAGCTAGCGCGTCTGCCAGTTCCGCCACCTGGGCCAGCACTTCGTGAAGAATACTTGACGCTCGTCAAACAGGCAAGTCTCCCAGCGTGAAAGTCCAAAGCCCATCACCGGGATTTTCAGTCAGAATCATCGCCTAGATCATATCCAGTCTGCGATGCGATCTTTGGGGCGGCCTGAGACACTTTGCGCAAACCCCCTCGACCTCAAGACGATGTCCCGACATCCGAAAACCGTGCGCATTGGCCACTTTTTCCAGTGTTTCGGAAATCACATCATTAGCGAATTCGATCATGTCGCCGCATTTACTGCAGATCAGGTGATCGTGCTGAGGATAACCGTAATCGTGTTCATAGACTTCACGGTCGTTAGCACGGGCAACACGACGCAGCAAGCCAGCCTCAACGAGCAGACTTAAGGTCCTGTAAATCGTCGAACGACTGGCACCATCTTTCCGCCCACGTTGTGAAAGATTCGCTACCCATTGCTCTGCATCAAAGTGATCATGCGTGGCATAGACCGCAGTCACAACGGCTTCCCTCTCGGGTGTCAGCCGCATCCCTTTGGTCTGCAGAAATTCCCGAAATTTTTCGGTCGGGTCGATGTCTTCATCAAATGCAGCGAGATGCACAACAACCTCCAACGGCTGGCTGGGAAAAAAGCCATCGAAGACATGTCGTCTGTCGCGTTGCGAGTTCCTTAATCCTCATTTCGCCAGACATTCAACATCTTCTCAAGGGCGGCTTCTAACTTGGCTTCTGTATCATAGGTACCGTTGGCAATCATTTCACGAATGGCATTCAGGCGCTGTTCGCGAATTTCCGGCGTTTGGGTGAGTTGATCGAGCATTCGGCCTGCTGTCGAAATATGCAGTTCATCCTGAGGAGAGGTTGTCACTGCAGGGTAGCGGTTGTCACCTGACGAAACACCCCTTGTGGGTTGGTTCGTCAACATGCGGAAAGAAGGATTCACTCCGCTGACATCCATGCCGACTACTCCAGGTTCGATCCACCGGAACACCGTATCAATGAATTCGTCTTCGTTCGAGATTTCGAGCGCTGACTCTTCGGGATGATACCGTAAATCGTCGGACAGGTTCAACCTGGTGTTTGAGGAGTGAGACATTACGTGGGCTCCATCGGGACAACAGACACTGATTTTGGCCGTCATCCCGACGAATTCCGAGGAAACCTCTTGATTTCCCACACTGACAGACAAACTGGCACGAAGTACTGGGAAAGTTCCCAACATCATACAACAAAGAGGGTTGCATGCTTCTCATCGGCGTTGAACGTCTGACAAACAGAGTTATCGGCAAGCTTCTGGCGAGAATTCATCACCTTCACCTTGTGGCGGGCTCCAACCTTCAGATTGGGTGCTGTCGAGCGCGGTATGACGAATTTGCACTTGGCTGATGCTGAAAGTTCTAAATTCCATCCCCCTCTGGCTTGCATCCGCTGAATTGTCAGTTTCACTTCACTTCCGATGCGACTGGGAATCAGTCACAATGTCGAACATGCGGGAATCAAGGATGGCCCTTAACTCCTCTGCAAAGAGCCCAAGAAACCAGCTCTAAGTCACAAGTCTCTACTTAAAAAACACTTGCGACAAAACCTGCATATAAATCATCAATCCGAAATTATCTCAGGAAGCTGCCAGATGGGTGAACAGTACATCTTCACAATGGAAGACTTGAGAAAGTTCCACGACAAAAAGGAAGTTCTCAAGGGAATCTGGCTGTCGTTTTACCCCGGCGCTAAAATTGGCGTGCTCGGCGGAAACGGAGCAGGGAAGAGTACCCTCCTGCGAATCATGGCGGGAGTGGATAAAGACTTTATGGGAACTGCCCGGCTGACAGCAGGGTTTACCTGTGGCTTTGTGCCGCAGGAGCCAGTGCTGAATCCCGAAAATACGGTTCTCGATGAACTGAATGAGGCTGTCGCCCCCAAAAGAGCTTTGCTCGCGCGATATGACTGGATCAATCAGCGATTTGGTGAAGGTCCGGATGCGGACGAAATGGATAAGCTGATTGACGAACAGGGGAAGATTCAGGAACAGATCGACGCCCAGAACTTGTGGGAGCTTGATCGGGAACTGGAAATCGCTGCCGACGCCATGCGTTTGCCTCCGATGGATTCCAAGATTGGGCCGCTTTCGGGTGGGGAACGCCGCCGGGTCGCTCTGTGCAAAGTTCTGCTGCAGCATCCCGACATGCTGCTGCTGGATGAACCCACGAACCATCTGGATGCAGAATCGGTCGCCTGGCTGGAGAGATATCTGCACGATTATCAGGGAACTGTGGTGGCGGTGACCCACGACCGGTACTTCCTCGATAACTCTTGCGAATGGATTCTCGAACTCGACCAGGGACACGGAATTCCCTTCAAAGGGAACTACAGCGGTTGGCTGGAACAGAAGCAGGAGAGGCTTCGAAAAGAAGAACGTCAGGCCTCGGCTCGACAGAAAACACTGGAGCGCGAGCTGGAATGGGTGCGCATGTCACCAAAGGCTCGGCAAGCCAAAAGTAAAGCTCGCCTTGCTGCCTATGAAAAACTGCTGGCAGAAGAGCAGGAACAGCGGGATGACGTGATTGAACTCAAGATCCCCCCTGGCCCAAGACTGGGGGAACTCGTCGTTAAATTCGACGGTGTCAGCAAGGCTTTTGGCAATAAGCTGCTGTTTGACTCACTCGAGTTCCGTTTGCCTCCAGCGGGTATCGTCGGTGTGATTGGCCCCAATGGTGCCGGCAAGACGACACTTTTCCGGTTAATTATGGAGTTGGAGCAGCCGGATCAAGGAACCGTCACGGTCGGCAACACAGTCAAGATTGCTTATGTCGAGCAAAACCGGGAATCACTGAATGGCGAGCAGACGGTGTACGAAAACATTTCCGGGGGTAATGACAATCTGAAGTATGGCGACGTAACGATTAACTCACGGGCCTATTGCGGGAAATTCAACTTTAAGGGCCCCGATCAACAGAAGCAGGTCAAGTTCCTGTCTGGTGGGGAACGTAACCGACTGTTGCTGGCCAAAACGTTGACTGTTGGTGGGAACGTCCTGCTGCTTGACGAACCAACCAACGACCTCGATATCGACACGCTGCGAGCCCTTGAAG from Planctopirus ephydatiae encodes:
- a CDS encoding DUF485 domain-containing protein; this encodes MHFDHQPVNESAPQSLASQQGNARLGMRLFIFYTSFYSLFVAISAFSFSSLGIPLFGVPAAVTAGFGLILGAIILAVLYARACTSE
- a CDS encoding Fur family transcriptional regulator, with translation MHLAAFDEDIDPTEKFREFLQTKGMRLTPEREAVVTAVYATHDHFDAEQWVANLSQRGRKDGASRSTIYRTLSLLVEAGLLRRVARANDREVYEHDYGYPQHDHLICSKCGDMIEFANDVISETLEKVANAHGFRMSGHRLEVEGVCAKCLRPPQRSHRRLDMI
- a CDS encoding SDR family oxidoreductase encodes the protein MRNIFDLSEDVAIVIGATGVLGGSMASALAAQGAHVVVMGRNQERGEARVASIRGEGGRASFVSADAGHAESLLQARQEIESTVGTATILVNAAGGNRPEATLPPGADFCKLPISAWNEVFDLNLTAGVLLPSQVFGESMVKQRRGSIINIASMSGMIPLSRVVAYSAAKAAVLNLTKFLAREWATTGVRVNAISPGFFPAEQNKALLFNPDGSYTARGQQIISHTPMARFGTADELSGAVVWLASSTASSFVTGQNIVVDGGFSSVTI
- the ettA gene encoding energy-dependent translational throttle protein EttA; translation: MGEQYIFTMEDLRKFHDKKEVLKGIWLSFYPGAKIGVLGGNGAGKSTLLRIMAGVDKDFMGTARLTAGFTCGFVPQEPVLNPENTVLDELNEAVAPKRALLARYDWINQRFGEGPDADEMDKLIDEQGKIQEQIDAQNLWELDRELEIAADAMRLPPMDSKIGPLSGGERRRVALCKVLLQHPDMLLLDEPTNHLDAESVAWLERYLHDYQGTVVAVTHDRYFLDNSCEWILELDQGHGIPFKGNYSGWLEQKQERLRKEERQASARQKTLERELEWVRMSPKARQAKSKARLAAYEKLLAEEQEQRDDVIELKIPPGPRLGELVVKFDGVSKAFGNKLLFDSLEFRLPPAGIVGVIGPNGAGKTTLFRLIMELEQPDQGTVTVGNTVKIAYVEQNRESLNGEQTVYENISGGNDNLKYGDVTINSRAYCGKFNFKGPDQQKQVKFLSGGERNRLLLAKTLTVGGNVLLLDEPTNDLDIDTLRALEEGLLNFSGCAVVISHDRWFLDRVATHIVAFEGDSQVVWHEGNYQSYETLRKQRLGEDANKPKPMRYKKLAGM
- a CDS encoding flagellar biosynthesis anti-sigma factor FlgM, which gives rise to MSHSSNTRLNLSDDLRYHPEESALEISNEDEFIDTVFRWIEPGVVGMDVSGVNPSFRMLTNQPTRGVSSGDNRYPAVTTSPQDELHISTAGRMLDQLTQTPEIREQRLNAIREMIANGTYDTEAKLEAALEKMLNVWRNED
- a CDS encoding nitroreductase family protein, with amino-acid sequence MSAKPAPTSVEIHSLIQHRWSPLSFRPEPLTKLQIIQICEAARWAPSSYNDQPWSFLLAPRDDQAAFEKLLGCLMEANQSWAKNCGLLVLAVARTTLKKTGKPNKFGLHDTGMATFSMMLQAEALGLRAHAMGGFNAVHARAMYAIPENCELASVIAFGHPGDASNLPDDLRTRDASSRERQPLSQMAFIGKFGEPFPLP
- the rsmH gene encoding 16S rRNA (cytosine(1402)-N(4))-methyltransferase RsmH, with the protein product MGNFSAGNASTPDAEPAGPGKKNSSQRAVHLPVMLREVIQHLQLESGLVVADGTLGAGGHSREILKAIGSAGMLLAFDRDPMMISLAEKIVCGENVHIHHGSYIEIRDVLQRHSQSTGRPPLVDRMLLDLGYSSDQLADRQRGFSFQTEGPLDLRFSTSENVSAAQWLATAHDSQIVRVLTEFGEEPFAERLGPAISLAARRGEIQTTKDLVRVVEQTVPPAILRNAEKHPATRVFQALRIQVNDELTHVSTMLNQIAPEVLAPRGIMAVITFHSLEDRLVKQAFRQKNLWEEVTDKPIVPTPAEIRFNPRSRSAKLRVARRVPGQ
- a CDS encoding sugar kinase, with product MADLAIRQDACELDFLALGALVHRLDPGIIPFRKARSFDIHVSGGEYNVAANLADCFGQKTGVATAMVDYGIGELVQARVREMGVKPFYKWFKHDGVRGPNIATVYSDRGLGVRPPVVFYNRANEAGAMLKPGDFNWSEIFAKGVKWFHSGGIFAALSETTSQVIIEGMKAAKAAGAITSFDLNYRAKLWASVGGDAKGQETIAKIVEHVDCLIGNEEDLQKGLGIEGQDVEHKSKLDPDSFFQLIDKATKKFPNVKLVATTLREVHTTNRHDWAAVLWLNGQKFVSPTMALDVVDRIGGGDGFCAGLIYGLLNGKTPEQALRLGWAHGALLTTFPGDTTMAKLPEVEALAKGGSARVQR
- a CDS encoding PGPGW domain-containing protein, whose translation is MFPKPLRLIFIFCLGTGLIVSGIIMLVIPGPGILTILLGLSILSTEFLWAAGVMKWIGRHGKPWLIWINQCWRRMIEPQRVK
- a CDS encoding solute symporter family protein, whose translation is MLTDPSPLAMLIFLIFVGFTLGISFWFASKSKSSASYFAAGGQIPWFVNGVAFAGDYLSAASFLGICGMIARYGYDGFLYSIGFLAGWVVALFVIAEPLKRMGRYTFADALNSRFQSRAVTFAAGLSALVVSAFYLIPQMVGAGALIMPLFGLPHWMGVIAVGLVVTVIVVSAGMVSTTYVQFIKGALLVLFSGLITILILNRGLTSTDDPLAMRPQVLTVTTSGEKLIDGTPLGSGAGQARIRGVGQLASLATGPNGEARTSTGPLSPWGFLQELNQSEVILWNENTQATEEGKVTTYSPIVVSGQEVLMPGRSPLFQGIKSDSIWPKLNFISLMLALFAGTASLPHVLIRYYTVKDGRAARQSTVVGIATIGVFYILTLFLGLGAMTGGNIDLTDSNMAAPLLARTFGELPFALVSAIAFTTVLGTVSGLIVAASGAVVHDLLVGWLQIPLSDHQKVRFGKLVALLVSVMAIGLGIWFQKFNASFLVGWAFSVAASANLPALVMVLFWRRTTGAGVAASVLVGMLSSLTWILLSQETFQNVYGYAKNDAAQMALVPFSQPGIVTIPLGFLVVIVVSLLTRPQPATENQ